Part of the Bubalus kerabau isolate K-KA32 ecotype Philippines breed swamp buffalo chromosome 18, PCC_UOA_SB_1v2, whole genome shotgun sequence genome is shown below.
TCAAAGaggagattttgtttttgtttttaaaatccattcattCCCCATTTCCTCATTAACTAACTGTCAGGGGTAACACCTGTTAGAGAAGACATCCTGAACCCCATTTTCCTCTAGAATAGATCAACCCAATATTCTCCTCCTCAAACCATGTGCTTCGTGACTTGCAGCCTATTGGGTTTGGTGGCTGAGTATATATGGAAGAAAGCCAGGGACCTTAGAACATTCTCTGACTACAGCAATGAAAATGCATGATTATTCTAAGGCCGCTCCCTCTCCACTCTCATGTTAGTACAAAGGATAGACTGCTACTAACTTCCCAGACATTTCCTTGGGGTGGAAGAGTGAGGGTAATCACCCACTCCTGGTTTATGCTTCACAGTTTCAATCCAGGGGTCTTTCTAACTGCCACCTTTTGGACTTTTCAGGCACCTCTTTTCTGACTGAGTTGCGGAACCTTGTACTCTAGCATTAGTACAGCCAGGATTTAGGGCTTACCCTGAATCTGAGAGTCAGTTCAGAGGATGATATCCTTGGGAACTGAGCCAAACAAAAGCACACGCAAGGTGTATATATTGGGTTCTTCCCACAGTGACTGCCTGAGAATTTATGTGTCCTCATGATCTGATTAGGTATGTCCTCCAAAAGTCACCTGCAGTCTATATAAATGTAAGatataataaaattcaacataaaaGTTTCCATATGGAGACTTTAAGAATAAAAGTAAGAACCATTCATTTCTTCTCTCATCCCACAGCGGTTTATTGATCACCTGCCTTGTGCCAGGCATCATTGGGGACTGGAAACCAGCAGTGCGTCCAACAGACCCAGTCTCTGCCCTCACAGTCCAGCAGGAGCTGCAAGAGCTGGTTTGCCAGCGTTGACCCAGCACTGCCCCAGTGTCTGAGACTTTGAGTTTGACATACAGGTCCCCTGTCTCTGGGAAAGTGACCTCTTATATTAGGCAGGGACAATTCCTCAGCTTCCCACAGACTGGCTAAAATAGCTCATGAGACCACCCCGTCCCCTTCGTCCCAACCCAATCCCAAAACCCTTTTGTAACCAAAATAATCTGTTATGAACGTAAGACTTGAAGATATGTCCATAATAGTAAAGAACCATAGAGAAGGGATGAGAGAGTATCCTTACACTAGAAGGTTGATTTCCATACTAAGTAAATAAACTCATCCTGGTCTTTCCCATTGGCTTTTTTGAGTGTGGTTCACAGTGCCTGCTGGGACAAGATCAGCTCGAGGCAAATAGGTATAGCCCTGGTTTGAGGAGGCCCAAAATGCCAGTCGCTATTGACCAAGAGCTTCAGCTTGGAAAACAGAGATGAGGTCAGttggcttcaatccctgattaCCACCTCAGGCCTCCTTTCCTGTTTATCCTTTCTTACCACGCGAGAGTACAGTATTAAACTGTCCAGTGTTAATAAGCTTTCACAAATACACCTTATTTTAAGTATCCAACAACCCCATGGGGATATTTCAACCCCTATTTCACGGATGAGAAAATCAAACCTCCAAATTAACTTCCTCATTTTCCCACAGCTGCTAACACAAAGCCAGCGTTCAAACCCAGATCCTCAGGCTTCAAACCAATGCTCTTTGCATTCTCCCATAGCTGTCTACTTTGAAAATTTCAGTTCTTTATTTTTGCACATTATTTCAGCACATCCTGGTAGAGAACTGGCTTCTAACCTGCTGTTTTTCTGGGAGCAGCCACAGACTATGAGCCAGAGGGCTTGCAGTTCCTCACCCTCtgtgctgacccatgcctctctTGCCTCCTGCATGGGGATCCCACATCTTCCATGGATGCCAGTGGAGCTATTTTTAGAGATAGAGGGGAACGTGTAGGTTGCAAACATTCAGGTCTTTCGGAGTCTGTTAATATTTTTGCAGAGGCCATTCAGGGTTTTAAGTTGACTGATAAAAGGCCTCCTGAGGAGACATCTGTTCTCTGCTCTCCCCTTCAATACTCCCCATCCCTGACACGGACTTGGTTTTGGGGTGTAATTCTTTtaccgccccccccccctcccaGGGCCCTCTTTGTCACCTTAGATTGAAAAGACAGCTGACTTCTGTCTCAAGAAGATCAGGAGGAAGCAGATCTAGTTCTCCTTGACCTCTGTAGGGATCGGCACTGCTCCTTAAGATCTTTATGCAGGAAGGGGATGCTGCCTTACGAGTCTGGAGAAATGTCCATGGACGAATCTCAATGCTTTTTGAAACCTCTTGAGTTACAATTTTATTCTAGAGAGGGCAGACTACTATTTTAGAGGTGGGGTATATATATGCACAAGTCAgaaactgggggggggggggtggaattTTTGCCATattaaaataggaaattaaaaTGTGCATATGTAAAATCTCTGAATTTGCAGACATAATTCTGCATTTGTGTTAAAAATCACATCATCTCTGTTCAATAATGTTTCTTCACTTTAGTAGGTCAGTGGCGACAAAATAAAATTGCATTTGCCTCACCAGGGTCTACAGAAAATCACTGGTCCTCTCACCTCTGGAACCCTCACACTGCACTGCTCAGCAAGTGGTCATTCCCAGGGGCCAGAGCCCTGGGTGAATCCAGAACCTATCCCAGCCCTGTCTTCAGTGGCTCGAGGCCAGACCTGACTCCTGACCAGGCTGACTGGTTCTGTGAGAGCGTCTGCTGAGCAAAGGGGACCAATCCCATTCAGGCCCAGAAGATCTAGGTAGAAAGGGCCTTTCTGGAAATGTGAAGTCAGCCATCTGGTTCTTTCCACCTGTACTCAAGCAAGGAGGCTACAAGACTGGCAAGGAGACATGTGTGAGGAAGCATGGCCCCTGGCTGAGATTCTGGCCCCAGAGGCTCTCCCAGACATGCCAGAGAAATCAGAGGTACCACAGGAGTCACCAACACCAAAGACCAAGCTCTATGATGACGCCTGTATGAAGGAAGAGACACAAGTGCAGCCTGAGAGACTCACAATCAGGATTTTTTTCCCTGATGTTGCTTCAGGTGGAAGAGTAGAATGCACAGATTGCCAAAATGACTCTGTTAACACTGAAGTATATGCTTTTCTTAATCACATTGATCTTGTCTGCTCGATATACCCCAGCAGCCTTGCTGGGGGTGGATATTCAGATAGTCTGAGATCTGTAAACAGTAAAGTCTGCTCTCCTGTGTGGCCTTCAGTATCCCCATGCCCCAGCAGCAAAGGCCCTTAGACAGGGAGAGGCAGTGGAGATCAATTCACTTAGAGAAGAAATTATCCTAAAAGACATTTAAATCACCATTTGGCAGATGCAATTGCATCTCAAGCTGAAAGAAGGTGTCCTAGTTCTGACTCCTGAACTGAGTAGAAGTGGGATTTCAGCAGTCACTTcatctctctgggccttggtaCTCTCGTCTTAGATGGGGAAAATGCCCAGTGAATTCTCAGGTTTCTTCTCAATCCAGCCCGTTCTCATACcctgctcccaccccagccccagctaTGGTTTTGTGACTGGATTTTCACTGGAGCCCTAGGGTCCCACTCCAAGAGGCCAGTGCTTTCTACGTTAGTAACCGAGTTTGCAAGGgggaaaaatgatattttaaacagCCTTAGGATAAACGGGGATAGGTATTAAACAAACATTACTCTCTATAAATTGGTACTGACATCTAGCCAAAAATGTTAATGGaaaaaaagggattttttttttttaacaataaatttctttctttttaaaggagaatTGCCAAGGATGCAGAAGGAACTGAAGATGGTCAAAGACGAAGATGTGCATTTCAGTTTGGGTGTGAAGAGGGCCCCCTCCTTTCCCCACGGCCTGCAGCCTGTGGTTTCCCGAGGGAAGGCTCCCCCAGGACACCCCTTCCCGGAAGCTCTCCGGGGGCCGTTTTCCCAGTTCCGGTACGAGCCTCCTCCAGGAGAGCTAGACGGATTCCCAGGGGTGTTTGAAGGAGGAGGGTCTCGCAAACGCAAGAGCATGCCCACCAAGGTGCCCTATAACCACCCCGCGGAAGAAGGGGCTCTCGGCCTGCACCCCGAGGAGAGCAAGAACCCGGGGGCCCCGGACCTCCCCCTGCTcttcccgccgccgccgccgccgcggcccaAGTACGACTCGCGGATGATCGACCTGTGTAACGTGGGCTTCCAGTTCTACCGCAGCCTGGAGCACCTGGGCGGCAAGGCCGTCAAGCAGGAGCCCGTGAAGCCCAGCGCCGTGTGGCCTGCGCCCGCGGCCCCTCCGTTCCTGCCTGCGCCGTACCCCTACTACCCCAAGGTGGCCCCGGGCCTCGTGTTCCCCTTCTTCGTGCCCTCGGCCTCACCCTTCCCCTTCAGCCGGCACACCTTCCTGCCCAAGCGGCCGCCGGAGCCGCCGCTGCCCCGCAAAGCCGAGCCGCCCGAGAGCGAGGAGACCAAGCAGAAGGTGGAGCGGGTGGACGTGAACGTGCAGATCGACGACAGCTACTACGTGGACGTGGGCGGCGCGCAGAAGCGCTGGCAGTGCCCCAACTGCGAGAAGTCCTACACCTCCAAGTATAACCTGGTGACCCACATCCTGGGCCACAGCGGCATCAAGCCGCACGCCTGCAGCCGCTGCGGGAAGCTCTTcaagcagctgagccacctgcaCACCCACATGCTGACGCACCAGGGCACCCGGCCCCACAAGTGCCAGGTGTGCCACAAGGCCTTCACGCAGACCAGCCACCTGAAGCGCCACATGATGCAGCACAGCGAGGTGAAGCCGCACAACTGCCGCGTCTGCGGCCGGGGCTTCGCCTACCCCAGCGAGCTCAAGGCCCACGAGGCCAAGCACGCCAGCGGGCGGGAAAACATCTGTGTGGAGTGCGGCCTCGACTTCCCTACCCTGGCCCAGCTGAAGAGGCACCTCACCACGCACCGGGGCCCCATCCAGTACAACTGCTCCGAATGCGACAAGACCTTCCAGTACCCCAGCCAGCTGCAGAACCACATGATGAAGCACAAGGACATCCGGCCCTACATCTGCTCCGAGTGTGGCATGGAGTTCGTGCAGCCCCACCACCTCAAGCAGCACTCCCTCACCCACAAGGTACTGAGGGGCTCCCTGCCGGGGGCGGGGCTCCCGGCCAGAGGCGGGGCTGGCCCGTCTTTGGAGGAGAGGACCCAGGAGCCCTGCGTGGCTCCCCACCCCTAACACATGTAGAGCCCTAATGTTCTTCTTCACCTTGAAATGGGAGAGAATGAGGAGCCCAGCCATCAAGCCCTTTCCCACCTAGACTTCTAGAGTCTCCGGTGGGCCGAAAAAGAAAGAATGCGGTTTGGAGAGGAGGGTGAGGAGAGATGAAGGACACGTCACAGCGGGTCCTTGTGCTGTTCTTAGCCTTCCAGATTTCCTAAGAGTTCATGTTTGGAAACTTCATCCAGGGCACTAGCATGAGTGTGTCATCAGTCCCAACCACCCAAGACCAGCTTTGCACCTGGGGTACACTAGTCAGAGCCTTCTAGAAGACTCTGGAAAGTTCTCTTGGTCTTTTTCTGCTGAATCTGTGGCTACCTTTTGGTTTAGTTTCTCCTTTCAAGTGCTTCATTTACAGGTGACTCTGTGGGGAGCAGAGTCTTGGCCTGGGTCCAGCAGGGTCCTGCTTCCCCCGCTGAGCTTCTGCCACATGGTTGCTGTGCTCTCTGGTTTGTATTATAGGAGGCATGAGTGCATTCTTCTCTTCTGGGTTTGGTTTTCTCTTCC
Proteins encoded:
- the ZNF366 gene encoding zinc finger protein 366, whose translation is MQKELKMVKDEDVHFSLGVKRAPSFPHGLQPVVSRGKAPPGHPFPEALRGPFSQFRYEPPPGELDGFPGVFEGGGSRKRKSMPTKVPYNHPAEEGALGLHPEESKNPGAPDLPLLFPPPPPPRPKYDSRMIDLCNVGFQFYRSLEHLGGKAVKQEPVKPSAVWPAPAAPPFLPAPYPYYPKVAPGLVFPFFVPSASPFPFSRHTFLPKRPPEPPLPRKAEPPESEETKQKVERVDVNVQIDDSYYVDVGGAQKRWQCPNCEKSYTSKYNLVTHILGHSGIKPHACSRCGKLFKQLSHLHTHMLTHQGTRPHKCQVCHKAFTQTSHLKRHMMQHSEVKPHNCRVCGRGFAYPSELKAHEAKHASGRENICVECGLDFPTLAQLKRHLTTHRGPIQYNCSECDKTFQYPSQLQNHMMKHKDIRPYICSECGMEFVQPHHLKQHSLTHKGVKEHKCGICGREFTLLANMKRHVLIHTNIRAYQCHLCYKSFVQKQTLKAHMIVHSDVKPFKCKLCGKEFNRMHNLMGHMHLHSDSKPFKCLYCPSKFTLKGNLTRHMKVKHGVMERGLHSQGFGRGRIALAPTAGALRSLEQEEPFDLSQKRRAKGPAFQSDGESARGSSCHEEEDEDNCYEVEPDSPGLGPRGPPLCAPQDLSAKPEPGPGEEAPAEEASPPGARPLKSRDSLGPEGGPEREFARRDERPGLRVLPSTRRGPAFSDYLYFKHRDESLKELLERKMEKQAVLLGI